A single region of the Glycine max cultivar Williams 82 chromosome 20, Glycine_max_v4.0, whole genome shotgun sequence genome encodes:
- the LOC100796928 gene encoding uncharacterized protein isoform X1: protein MAAGSNTGFHCDDMGSALNWHGAVSSLPEMVPMGNYFGLNSNTSGMTMMMYSGNSSVNNNVYEPVTSQPGNASGSSLPLDSAPGLRNEERLAAEWSVDEQCKLEEGLAKYDDEPSFMKYIKIASTLHDKTVRDVALRCTWMTRKRRKPEEPMVKMVNNRKDKLVKSSSKQYFQSTPTPSMTTYSLISNHMNKSQGILWQDGISGPMRQLLEQNAQAFSQISANLSTLKFQDNIELFCQTRRNINTVLNDLCRMRTMPGIMSQMPPFPVSMNEELASSIFPNKSEAANY from the exons ATGGCTGCAGGGTCAAACACTGGTTTTCACTGTGATGATATGGGTTCTGCTTTGAACTGGCATGGTGCTGTTAGTAGCCTACCTGAGATGGTTCCAATGGGGAATTATTTTGGGTTGAATAGTAACACCTCTGGGATGACGATGATGATGTATTCTGGGAATTCAAGCGTCAATAACAATGTCTATGAACCTGTCACAAGTCAACCTGGCAATGCATCTGGTTCTTCTCTGCCTCTTGATTCAGCCCCTGGACTGAGGAATGAAGAAAGGTTGGCTGCTGAGTGGTCTGTTGATGAGCAGTGCAAATTGGAGGAGGGCCTTGCAAA ATATGACGATGAGCCAAGTTTCATGAAGTATATCAAAATTGCTTCTACATTGCATGATAAAACTGTTCGTGATGTTGCTTTGAGGTGTACATGGATGACT AGGAAGCGAAGGAAGCCAGAAGAACCCATGGTAAAGATGGTTAACAATAGGAAG GATAAGCTAGTGAAGTCATCTTCAAAGCAATATTTTCAGTCAACTCCAACCCCAAGCATGACCACATATTCTCTTATATCAAACCATATGAACAAAAGTCAAGGGATACTCTGGCAAGATG GAATTTCTGGTCCTATGAGGCAACTTTTGGAGCAAAATGCTCAAGCATTTAGTCAAATTTCTGCCAATTTATCTACATTGAAG TTTCAGGATAACATTGAACTCTTTTGTCAGACAAGGCGCAATATTAATACCGTTCTTAATGA TTTGTGCAGAATGAGAACGATGCCTGGCATAATGAGCCAAATGCCCCCTTTTCCTGTTTCCATGAATGAGGAACTTGCAAGTAGTATATTCCCCAATAAATCTGAG GCAGCAAATTATTGA
- the LOC100796928 gene encoding uncharacterized protein isoform X2, which produces MAAGSNTGFHCDDMGSALNWHGAVSSLPEMVPMGNYFGLNSNTSGMTMMMYSGNSSVNNNVYEPVTSQPGNASGSSLPLDSAPGLRNEERLAAEWSVDEQCKLEEGLAKYDDEPSFMKYIKIASTLHDKTVRDVALRCTWMTRKRRKPEEPMVKMVNNRKDKLVKSSSKQYFQSTPTPSMTTYSLISNHMNKSQGILWQDGISGPMRQLLEQNAQAFSQISANLSTLKFQDNIELFCQTRRNINTVLNEMRTMPGIMSQMPPFPVSMNEELASSIFPNKSEAANY; this is translated from the exons ATGGCTGCAGGGTCAAACACTGGTTTTCACTGTGATGATATGGGTTCTGCTTTGAACTGGCATGGTGCTGTTAGTAGCCTACCTGAGATGGTTCCAATGGGGAATTATTTTGGGTTGAATAGTAACACCTCTGGGATGACGATGATGATGTATTCTGGGAATTCAAGCGTCAATAACAATGTCTATGAACCTGTCACAAGTCAACCTGGCAATGCATCTGGTTCTTCTCTGCCTCTTGATTCAGCCCCTGGACTGAGGAATGAAGAAAGGTTGGCTGCTGAGTGGTCTGTTGATGAGCAGTGCAAATTGGAGGAGGGCCTTGCAAA ATATGACGATGAGCCAAGTTTCATGAAGTATATCAAAATTGCTTCTACATTGCATGATAAAACTGTTCGTGATGTTGCTTTGAGGTGTACATGGATGACT AGGAAGCGAAGGAAGCCAGAAGAACCCATGGTAAAGATGGTTAACAATAGGAAG GATAAGCTAGTGAAGTCATCTTCAAAGCAATATTTTCAGTCAACTCCAACCCCAAGCATGACCACATATTCTCTTATATCAAACCATATGAACAAAAGTCAAGGGATACTCTGGCAAGATG GAATTTCTGGTCCTATGAGGCAACTTTTGGAGCAAAATGCTCAAGCATTTAGTCAAATTTCTGCCAATTTATCTACATTGAAG TTTCAGGATAACATTGAACTCTTTTGTCAGACAAGGCGCAATATTAATACCGTTCTTAATGA AATGAGAACGATGCCTGGCATAATGAGCCAAATGCCCCCTTTTCCTGTTTCCATGAATGAGGAACTTGCAAGTAGTATATTCCCCAATAAATCTGAG GCAGCAAATTATTGA
- the LOC100796928 gene encoding uncharacterized protein isoform X3: MAAGSNTGFHCDDMGSALNWHGAVSSLPEMVPMGNYFGLNSNTSGMTMMMYSGNSSVNNNVYEPVTSQPGNASGSSLPLDSAPGLRNEERLAAEWSVDEQCKLEEGLAKYDDEPSFMKYIKIASTLHDKTVRDVALRCTWMTRKRRKPEEPMVKMVNNRKDKLVKSSSKQYFQSTPTPSMTTYSLISNHMNKSQGILWQDGISGPMRQLLEQNAQAFSQISANLSTLKGSNHLNLGQNSCNLHYNSNMIRYWGKTLNVS; encoded by the exons ATGGCTGCAGGGTCAAACACTGGTTTTCACTGTGATGATATGGGTTCTGCTTTGAACTGGCATGGTGCTGTTAGTAGCCTACCTGAGATGGTTCCAATGGGGAATTATTTTGGGTTGAATAGTAACACCTCTGGGATGACGATGATGATGTATTCTGGGAATTCAAGCGTCAATAACAATGTCTATGAACCTGTCACAAGTCAACCTGGCAATGCATCTGGTTCTTCTCTGCCTCTTGATTCAGCCCCTGGACTGAGGAATGAAGAAAGGTTGGCTGCTGAGTGGTCTGTTGATGAGCAGTGCAAATTGGAGGAGGGCCTTGCAAA ATATGACGATGAGCCAAGTTTCATGAAGTATATCAAAATTGCTTCTACATTGCATGATAAAACTGTTCGTGATGTTGCTTTGAGGTGTACATGGATGACT AGGAAGCGAAGGAAGCCAGAAGAACCCATGGTAAAGATGGTTAACAATAGGAAG GATAAGCTAGTGAAGTCATCTTCAAAGCAATATTTTCAGTCAACTCCAACCCCAAGCATGACCACATATTCTCTTATATCAAACCATATGAACAAAAGTCAAGGGATACTCTGGCAAGATG GAATTTCTGGTCCTATGAGGCAACTTTTGGAGCAAAATGCTCAAGCATTTAGTCAAATTTCTGCCAATTTATCTACATTGAAG GGGTCAAACCATCTGAACCTTGGACAAAATAGTTGTAACTTGCATTACAACAGCAATATGATAAGGTACTGGGGGAAAACATTAAATGTTTCATAG